One window of Campylobacter avium LMG 24591 genomic DNA carries:
- a CDS encoding molybdopterin molybdotransferase MoeA, which yields MSDLFAQLALLKKHIEARDEFEFVSIQEAKNRVLFEDISANFDSPSFSNSALDGYVFAFEDKDEPLNIKGSIFAGDFKEYELGKNEAYKIMTGAKIPNNADTVLMIEDELIKDGKLIVKKDIKAFNAVRIRGEEFKKDELLLKKGEILNSARIALLASQGISKLKVAKKLNIAVFSSGNEVVEPSQKKEDFQIYNANASAIIAMLGNENLNISYLGIIKDKLDSIKQALGTDKYDIVITSGGASVGEADFMKQALEELSFKEIFSKTEAKFIKPTKLFCKNSNFVLVLPGNTVSALFSLFFFAKTLIFSLLGANFEFEFISAKCKDEIRLKNKRNNILLGELENGYFIPDMSLSAAKITVLARNSYIFISDYFKESIKENEEIKLIKMLDF from the coding sequence ATGAGTGATTTATTTGCCCAGCTTGCCTTGCTAAAAAAACACATAGAAGCTAGAGATGAATTTGAGTTTGTAAGCATACAGGAGGCTAAAAACCGCGTTTTGTTTGAGGACATAAGTGCGAATTTTGACTCGCCTAGCTTTTCCAACAGCGCACTTGATGGTTATGTCTTTGCTTTTGAAGATAAGGATGAGCCTTTAAACATAAAAGGCAGCATTTTTGCGGGGGATTTTAAGGAATATGAACTTGGCAAAAATGAAGCTTATAAAATAATGACCGGTGCTAAAATTCCAAACAATGCAGATACGGTGTTAATGATAGAAGATGAGCTTATAAAAGATGGCAAACTCATCGTAAAAAAGGACATAAAGGCCTTTAATGCTGTTAGGATAAGGGGTGAGGAGTTTAAAAAAGATGAATTATTGCTTAAAAAAGGTGAAATTTTAAACTCAGCACGCATAGCTCTTTTAGCCTCTCAAGGAATTTCAAAGCTAAAGGTGGCTAAAAAACTAAATATAGCCGTTTTTTCAAGCGGAAATGAAGTGGTTGAGCCCTCGCAAAAAAAAGAAGATTTTCAAATTTATAATGCCAACGCAAGTGCTATCATAGCCATGCTTGGCAATGAAAATCTAAACATAAGCTATCTTGGCATTATAAAAGATAAGTTAGATAGTATCAAACAAGCACTAGGTACCGATAAATACGACATTGTGATTACAAGCGGCGGTGCTAGCGTAGGAGAGGCTGACTTTATGAAACAGGCCTTAGAGGAGTTGTCATTTAAAGAGATATTTAGCAAAACCGAGGCTAAATTTATAAAGCCAACGAAGCTATTTTGTAAAAATTCTAATTTCGTGCTTGTCTTGCCAGGAAACACGGTCTCGGCGCTTTTTTCTTTATTTTTCTTTGCTAAGACTTTGATTTTTAGCTTGCTTGGTGCAAATTTTGAGTTTGAGTTTATAAGTGCTAAGTGCAAGGATGAGATAAGATTAAAAAATAAAAGAAATAATATCTTGCTTGGCGAGCTAGAAAATGGGTATTTTATACCAGATATGAGCTTATCTGCTGCTAAAATCACTGTTTTGGCTAGAAATTCTTATATTTTCATTAGCGATTATTTTAAGGAAAGCATAAAAGAAAATGAGGAGATAAAACTCATAAAAATGCTTGACTTTTAA
- the murA gene encoding UDP-N-acetylglucosamine 1-carboxyvinyltransferase, giving the protein MYYLEIEGTNSLNGYVEISGAKNAALPLIVSSILAKNEVNIKNIPNVADINTLFLLLKNLGANFSFENHEAKIDTSTLNSTKAKYDIVRKMRASILTLGPLLARFKECEVSLPGGCAIGQRPIDLHLLALEKMGANIAIKQGYVVASGELKGAEIVFDKITVTGSENIIMAAALAKGKTRIINAAKEPEVVQLCEVLKEAGLDIKGIGSDELEIYGTDGELLDFKEISVIPDRIEAGTYLCAGAITNSKITVKKAKHEHLNAVLAKFQQMGFGIQTKDDEITIIPAKKIQAVEILTSEYPGFPTDMQAQFMALALKAEGTSIIDERLFENRFMHVSELLRMGADIRLNGHIATINGAKELNAADVMATDLRASSALILAALAAKGTSRVHRIYHLDRGYERLEEKLKSLGVNIKRLEE; this is encoded by the coding sequence ATGTATTATTTAGAGATTGAAGGAACAAATTCATTAAATGGTTATGTTGAGATAAGTGGCGCTAAAAACGCCGCCCTACCCCTCATCGTATCTAGCATACTAGCCAAAAATGAAGTAAATATCAAAAATATCCCAAATGTTGCAGACATAAACACTCTTTTTTTGCTACTTAAGAATTTAGGGGCAAATTTTAGCTTTGAAAACCACGAAGCAAAGATAGACACAAGCACATTAAACAGCACAAAGGCAAAATACGACATAGTAAGAAAGATGAGAGCTTCTATACTCACGCTAGGTCCCTTGCTTGCTAGGTTTAAAGAATGCGAAGTATCCTTGCCAGGCGGCTGTGCCATAGGGCAAAGGCCTATTGATTTACACCTTTTAGCACTTGAAAAAATGGGAGCAAATATAGCCATAAAGCAAGGTTATGTGGTAGCTAGCGGGGAGTTAAAGGGTGCTGAGATTGTATTTGATAAAATAACAGTTACCGGTAGCGAAAACATCATAATGGCAGCGGCTTTGGCCAAGGGCAAAACAAGGATTATAAATGCTGCGAAAGAACCTGAGGTTGTGCAGCTTTGCGAGGTTTTAAAAGAGGCCGGACTTGATATAAAGGGCATAGGCAGCGATGAGCTTGAAATTTATGGCACGGACGGCGAACTTTTAGACTTTAAAGAAATATCAGTTATTCCTGATAGGATAGAAGCTGGGACATATCTTTGTGCGGGCGCCATTACAAATTCAAAAATCACAGTTAAAAAAGCAAAACACGAACACTTAAACGCAGTTTTGGCCAAATTTCAGCAAATGGGCTTTGGCATACAAACAAAAGATGATGAAATCACCATAATACCAGCCAAAAAAATACAAGCTGTTGAAATTCTAACAAGCGAATACCCGGGCTTTCCAACCGATATGCAAGCACAGTTTATGGCACTTGCCTTGAAAGCTGAGGGAACAAGTATCATAGATGAAAGGCTTTTTGAGAACCGCTTTATGCATGTAAGCGAGCTTTTAAGAATGGGCGCTGACATAAGGCTAAATGGACACATAGCCACCATAAACGGAGCTAAAGAACTAAACGCTGCTGATGTTATGGCCACTGATTTAAGAGCCTCATCAGCACTGATACTAGCAGCACTTGCAGCAAAAGGCACAAGCAGGGTTCATAGAATTTATCATTTAGACAGAGGCTATGAAAGGCTTGAGGAGAAATTAAAATCACTTGGTGTGAATATCAAAAGACTTGAAGAATGA